A single window of Synechococcus sp. C9 DNA harbors:
- a CDS encoding tetratricopeptide repeat protein translates to MRLVVWTGLLVTVVLWGQPTPAQPGNPEAQIKFQQATQSLSRNENTKALQEFQEALKINPNLAGAWRGMGVALGRLGRWADAAQAQARATALAPKHAPGWVMRGWAEHRSGNSALGAQWLNHALTLDPKNVEAHNALGVVYLFLNQPQKAEASTRRVIQLDPQNGTAYYNLGLSLDRQGRYAEAIAAQTQAQKWEPRNPHPLLAQAVSYLGQNQMSQAQTVFRRALTLDPWYGQAAGMDDLVRAGFSPAQIARLKKLL, encoded by the coding sequence ATGCGTCTGGTTGTTTGGACAGGATTGTTGGTGACTGTGGTGCTTTGGGGGCAACCCACGCCAGCGCAACCGGGCAACCCGGAAGCCCAGATCAAATTTCAACAGGCGACTCAGTCCCTCAGCCGCAACGAAAACACCAAAGCCCTGCAGGAATTTCAAGAAGCCCTCAAAATTAACCCCAATTTGGCTGGGGCATGGCGGGGCATGGGGGTCGCTCTGGGACGCTTGGGACGCTGGGCGGATGCCGCTCAAGCGCAGGCACGGGCAACGGCTTTGGCACCGAAACACGCCCCCGGTTGGGTGATGCGGGGCTGGGCCGAACATCGCAGTGGCAATTCCGCCTTGGGGGCACAGTGGCTCAACCATGCCCTCACCCTTGACCCCAAAAATGTGGAAGCCCACAATGCCCTGGGGGTGGTGTATTTGTTCCTCAATCAACCCCAAAAAGCGGAAGCCAGCACCCGCCGGGTCATTCAACTCGACCCCCAAAATGGCACCGCCTATTACAATCTAGGGTTAAGTTTAGACCGGCAGGGACGCTACGCCGAAGCCATTGCCGCCCAAACCCAAGCCCAAAAATGGGAACCCCGCAACCCCCATCCTTTGCTCGCCCAAGCGGTCAGCTATCTGGGGCAAAACCAAATGTCCCAGGCGCAAACGGTGTTTCGACGTGCCTTGACCCTTGACCCCTGGTATGGGCAAGCCGCTGGGATGGATGACCTGGTGCGCGCCGGGTTTAGCCCTGCCCAAATCGCCCGGTTAAAAAAATTACTCTAA
- a CDS encoding YifB family Mg chelatase-like AAA ATPase, with amino-acid sequence MHTRVWSAALLGIQAVKVGVEVDIAGGLPGLVVVGLPDSAVQESRERVRVALKNSGFAMPQRKVVVNLTPADLRKEGPGFDLPIAVAILLASEQVPAEGVETTLFLGELSLDGALRGVAGVLPMAATAEKLGITRLIVPAANVREAALIQGLRVYGCAHLREVAALLQAPERFTPAQVDPLQELHQQAGHMELDLRDVKGQHLARRALEIAAAGGHNLLLVGPPGSGKTMLARRLPGILPTMTLQEALEVTQIYSVAGLLPERGALVNQRPFRSPHHSASGPALVGGGSIPKPGEVSLAHHGILYCDELTEFKRDVLEFLRQPLEDGLVTVSRARQTVTFPARFTLVASTNPCACGYYGDSVQACVCTPHQRQQYWGKLSGPLLDRIDLQVQVGRLKPEEMVQQPTGEDSATVRERVQNARQLARERFAQTLHIQHNAQMQSAQIRQWCQLSPENRSKLEMVIRRLGLSVRGMDRLLKVARTIADLRGQTSPYLDWEDIKEAVQYRSLERLTGLQ; translated from the coding sequence ATGCACACCCGGGTCTGGAGTGCCGCCCTGCTGGGTATTCAAGCGGTGAAAGTCGGCGTGGAGGTGGACATTGCCGGGGGACTGCCGGGACTGGTGGTCGTCGGTCTGCCGGACAGTGCGGTGCAGGAATCCCGGGAGCGGGTGCGGGTGGCGTTGAAAAATTCCGGGTTTGCCATGCCCCAGCGGAAGGTGGTGGTGAATCTCACCCCAGCGGATTTACGCAAGGAGGGACCGGGGTTTGACCTGCCCATTGCCGTAGCGATTTTGCTGGCTTCCGAACAGGTGCCTGCGGAGGGGGTGGAGACAACTTTGTTTCTGGGGGAATTGTCCCTGGATGGTGCCCTGCGGGGGGTGGCGGGGGTGCTACCAATGGCAGCAACGGCGGAGAAATTGGGCATTACTCGGCTGATTGTACCTGCGGCGAATGTGCGGGAAGCGGCTCTGATCCAAGGGTTACGGGTGTATGGGTGCGCCCATCTGCGGGAGGTGGCGGCATTGCTCCAAGCCCCGGAACGCTTTACCCCTGCCCAAGTGGACCCATTGCAGGAATTGCATCAGCAGGCGGGGCACATGGAACTGGATTTGCGGGATGTGAAGGGGCAACATTTGGCTCGACGGGCGTTGGAAATTGCCGCCGCCGGGGGACATAACCTGTTGCTGGTGGGACCGCCGGGGAGTGGCAAAACCATGCTGGCACGGCGGTTACCTGGGATTTTGCCCACCATGACCCTGCAGGAAGCCCTGGAGGTCACGCAGATTTATTCCGTCGCCGGTTTACTGCCGGAACGGGGGGCGTTGGTGAATCAGCGTCCCTTTCGTAGCCCGCACCACTCCGCCTCTGGTCCTGCCTTGGTGGGAGGGGGCAGTATTCCCAAACCGGGGGAGGTGTCCCTGGCGCATCACGGAATTTTGTACTGCGATGAACTGACGGAATTTAAGCGGGATGTGCTGGAATTTCTGCGCCAACCCCTGGAGGATGGACTGGTCACGGTCTCCCGGGCACGGCAGACGGTCACGTTTCCGGCTCGCTTTACCCTGGTAGCTTCCACCAACCCCTGCGCCTGCGGTTACTATGGGGATTCGGTGCAGGCTTGTGTCTGTACACCACATCAACGTCAGCAGTACTGGGGCAAATTGTCGGGGCCCCTGTTGGACCGGATTGATTTGCAGGTGCAGGTGGGTCGGCTCAAACCGGAAGAAATGGTACAACAACCCACGGGGGAAGATTCAGCGACCGTGCGAGAACGGGTGCAAAACGCCCGTCAATTGGCGAGGGAACGATTTGCTCAAACATTACACATTCAGCACAATGCCCAGATGCAGTCCGCCCAGATTCGCCAGTGGTGTCAATTGTCCCCGGAAAACCGCAGTAAATTGGAAATGGTAATTCGCAGGCTGGGATTGTCGGTGCGGGGGATGGACCGGTTACTGAAAGTCGCCCGTACCATTGCGGATTTGCGAGGGCAGACCAGCCCCTACTTGGATTGGGAAGATATTAAAGAAGCGGTGCAGTATCGCTCCCTGGAACGCCTAACCGGATTGCAGTAA
- the crtH gene encoding carotenoid isomerase has translation MTDWDAIVIGAGIGGLVTASQLARRGAKVLVLEKYLIPGGSAGYFERSGYRFDVGASMIFGFGTQGTTNLLTRALAAVDQKLETIPDPVQVHYHLPGHQEVRVHRDYEQFIQELTQIFPQEKQGIRRFYDECWRVFRYLNSIELLSLEEPRYLLRVFTQNPLACLGLAAYLPWNVGTIARKYIRDPELLKFIDLECYIWSVVPANQTPMINAGMVFSDRHYGGINYPKGGVGQIAQKLVAGLQKYGGEIHYKSRVTRILIEQGKAVGVELATGQTYRGKRVISNATRWDTFGNLLSDIPRSEQRWRQWYQPSPSFLSLHLGVRASAIPENTDCHHVLLEDWAQMEAPYQTLFVSIPTLLDPDLAPEGYHIIHAFTPCWLTDWEQLPPTEYEQKKEAMAGQIITRLMKLFPRLDQDLDYMEVGTPRTHRRFLGRMDGSYGPMPRRPLPGLLTMPFNRTSVPGLYCVGDSTFPGQGLNAVAFSGFACAHRVATDLNL, from the coding sequence GTGACCGATTGGGATGCGATTGTGATTGGGGCAGGCATCGGCGGACTGGTAACCGCCAGCCAACTCGCCCGGCGGGGTGCCAAGGTTTTGGTGTTGGAAAAATATTTGATTCCTGGGGGGAGTGCAGGTTATTTCGAGCGGTCGGGCTATCGGTTTGATGTGGGCGCTTCCATGATTTTTGGGTTTGGCACCCAGGGGACGACCAATCTTCTCACCCGTGCCCTCGCCGCTGTGGATCAAAAGTTAGAAACCATCCCCGATCCGGTGCAAGTCCATTACCATTTGCCAGGTCATCAAGAGGTGCGGGTGCATCGGGATTATGAGCAATTTATCCAAGAATTAACCCAGATTTTTCCCCAGGAAAAGCAAGGGATTCGCCGCTTTTATGATGAATGTTGGCGGGTGTTTCGATACCTGAACTCTATAGAACTTTTATCCCTGGAAGAACCCCGGTATCTCCTGCGGGTTTTTACCCAAAATCCCTTAGCTTGTTTGGGACTTGCCGCCTATTTACCCTGGAATGTGGGAACCATCGCCCGCAAATATATCCGTGACCCGGAATTACTCAAATTTATTGATTTAGAATGCTACATCTGGTCGGTGGTTCCCGCTAATCAAACCCCGATGATCAATGCGGGAATGGTGTTTTCCGACCGGCATTACGGGGGGATTAATTATCCCAAAGGCGGGGTGGGACAAATTGCCCAAAAATTAGTCGCTGGTCTGCAAAAGTACGGCGGTGAAATCCACTACAAAAGTCGGGTAACCCGCATCCTTATTGAACAGGGAAAAGCGGTGGGGGTGGAATTAGCGACCGGGCAAACCTATCGAGGCAAACGGGTCATTTCCAATGCCACCCGTTGGGATACCTTTGGCAATTTATTATCAGATATTCCCCGCTCTGAACAGCGCTGGCGCCAATGGTATCAACCCTCCCCAAGTTTCCTCAGTTTACATTTAGGAGTACGAGCGTCAGCCATTCCTGAAAATACCGATTGCCATCATGTTTTATTAGAGGATTGGGCGCAGATGGAAGCCCCCTACCAAACCCTTTTTGTTTCCATTCCCACCTTACTTGACCCGGATTTAGCCCCGGAAGGATACCACATCATTCATGCGTTTACCCCCTGTTGGTTGACGGATTGGGAACAGTTGCCTCCTACGGAATATGAGCAAAAAAAAGAGGCAATGGCGGGGCAAATCATTACTCGGTTAATGAAATTATTCCCCCGGCTGGATCAAGATTTGGACTACATGGAAGTGGGCACCCCCCGCACCCACCGGCGGTTTTTAGGACGGATGGACGGTTCCTATGGTCCCATGCCCCGGCGACCTCTCCCCGGACTGCTCACCATGCCGTTTAATCGCACCAGTGTTCCAGGATTGTACTGCGTGGGGGACAGTACCTTTCCCGGTCAAGGTCTGAATGCGGTGGCTTTTTCCGGCTTTGCCTGCGCCCATCGGGTCGCTACGGATTTGAATCTTTGA
- the msrA gene encoding peptide-methionine (S)-S-oxide reductase MsrA — MAIFGFGKKVMLPQPEEALPGRPTPMPVPENHYVNGSRLTPPFPEGMELAMFGMGCFWGAERKFWQMPGVYSTAVGYAAGFTPNPTYQEVCTGMTGHNEVVRVVFDPQQVSYSDLLKTFWESHNPTQGMRQGNDVGTQYRSGIYVYSPQQRELAEQSRDAYQKVLSAAGYGAITTEILDAPEFYYAEAYHQQYLAKNPGGYCGLGGTGIACPVGVTAAQG, encoded by the coding sequence ATGGCGATTTTTGGCTTTGGTAAAAAAGTGATGCTCCCTCAGCCGGAGGAGGCTTTACCCGGTCGTCCTACCCCCATGCCCGTGCCGGAAAACCATTATGTAAATGGTTCTCGGTTGACCCCACCGTTTCCTGAGGGAATGGAATTGGCGATGTTTGGCATGGGCTGTTTTTGGGGAGCGGAGCGGAAGTTTTGGCAAATGCCGGGGGTGTACAGTACGGCGGTGGGCTATGCCGCTGGGTTTACGCCTAATCCCACCTATCAGGAAGTGTGTACGGGGATGACGGGGCACAATGAGGTGGTGCGGGTGGTCTTTGACCCCCAACAGGTCAGTTACAGCGATTTGCTCAAAACCTTCTGGGAAAGCCACAATCCCACCCAGGGGATGCGCCAAGGTAATGATGTGGGAACGCAATACCGTTCGGGTATTTATGTGTACTCTCCCCAGCAGAGGGAATTGGCAGAACAATCTCGGGATGCTTACCAAAAGGTACTCAGTGCCGCTGGGTATGGTGCCATCACCACGGAAATTTTGGATGCCCCGGAGTTTTACTACGCCGAAGCCTACCACCAGCAATATCTAGCGAAAAATCCGGGGGGCTACTGCGGTTTGGGGGGTACGGGAATTGCTTGTCCCGTGGGTGTCACCGCCGCCCAAGGTTAA
- the leuC gene encoding 3-isopropylmalate dehydratase large subunit, whose product MSRGTLFDKVWERHQVAVLPGGQTQLFIGLHLIHEVTSPQAFAMLRERGLSVLFPERTVATVDHIVPTENQQRPFLDSLAEEMIQTLERNCKDFGIKLYNIGSGNQGIVHVIAPELGLTQPGMTIACGDSHTSTHGAFGAIAFGIGTSQVRDVLATQTLAISRLKVRKIQVDGDLAPGVYAKDVILHIIRSLGVQAGVGYAYEYTGSTIHGLNMEERMTVCNMSIEGGARCGYVNPDQVTYDYLRERPHAPQDWERAVSLWQGLASDPDATYDDTVTFNAAEIAPTVTWGITPGQGIGVDERVPHLTDLPPKERDLAAEAYQYMGVTPGEPIAGMPVEVCFIGSCTNGRITDLREAARVAQGRRVVPGVKAFVVPGSEAVKRQAEQEGLHEVFLAAGFEWRSPGCSMCLAMNPDKLQGRQVSASSSNRNFKGRQGSAAGRTLLMSPAMVAAAAVTGRVTDVRELL is encoded by the coding sequence ATGAGTCGGGGAACATTGTTTGATAAGGTCTGGGAACGGCATCAGGTGGCAGTTTTGCCGGGGGGACAAACCCAATTGTTTATCGGTCTGCACCTGATCCATGAGGTGACCAGCCCCCAAGCCTTTGCCATGTTGCGGGAACGGGGGTTATCGGTACTGTTTCCTGAACGCACGGTGGCGACGGTGGATCACATTGTCCCGACGGAAAACCAGCAACGCCCGTTTCTGGATAGCTTGGCGGAAGAAATGATTCAAACCCTGGAACGAAATTGCAAAGATTTTGGCATTAAATTGTACAACATTGGCTCCGGGAATCAGGGGATTGTCCATGTGATTGCGCCGGAATTGGGGTTGACGCAACCGGGGATGACCATCGCCTGTGGGGATAGCCATACTTCGACGCATGGGGCGTTTGGGGCGATTGCCTTTGGGATTGGCACGTCCCAGGTGCGGGATGTGTTGGCGACCCAGACCTTGGCGATTTCCCGGTTAAAGGTGCGGAAGATTCAGGTGGACGGGGATTTAGCCCCTGGGGTTTACGCCAAAGATGTGATTTTGCATATCATTCGCAGTCTGGGGGTGCAGGCGGGGGTGGGGTATGCCTATGAGTACACGGGCAGTACAATTCATGGACTAAATATGGAAGAACGCATGACGGTCTGCAATATGTCCATCGAAGGGGGTGCCCGCTGTGGTTATGTGAACCCGGATCAGGTGACCTACGACTATCTGCGGGAACGTCCCCATGCGCCCCAGGATTGGGAACGGGCGGTGTCCCTGTGGCAGGGTTTGGCGAGTGACCCGGATGCCACCTACGACGATACGGTGACGTTTAACGCCGCAGAGATTGCCCCGACGGTGACCTGGGGGATTACGCCGGGACAGGGCATCGGGGTGGATGAACGGGTGCCCCATTTAACGGATTTGCCCCCGAAGGAGCGGGATTTAGCCGCCGAAGCCTATCAGTACATGGGGGTGACGCCGGGGGAACCGATTGCCGGGATGCCGGTGGAGGTGTGTTTTATCGGCAGTTGTACCAACGGGCGCATTACGGATTTGCGGGAGGCGGCGCGGGTAGCCCAGGGGCGGCGGGTGGTGCCGGGGGTGAAAGCCTTTGTGGTGCCCGGTTCGGAGGCGGTGAAACGGCAGGCGGAACAGGAGGGGCTGCATGAGGTGTTTCTGGCGGCTGGGTTTGAGTGGCGGTCGCCGGGGTGTTCCATGTGTTTGGCGATGAACCCGGACAAGTTGCAGGGGCGGCAGGTGAGTGCTTCCTCTTCCAACCGCAATTTCAAGGGGCGGCAGGGTTCGGCGGCGGGGCGTACCCTGTTGATGAGTCCGGCGATGGTGGCGGCGGCGGCGGTCACGGGGCGGGTGACGGATGTGCGGGAGTTGTTGTAA
- a CDS encoding glycosyltransferase, producing the protein MKFSIVTPCYNAAPYLAETLDSVLNQTAVRSGRVQLEYWVMDGGSTDHTLELLKSYDYPNVHIHSAKDQGMYDALAQGFSQTTGDVIAYLNAGDFYYPQAFAVVADIIQTGQVDWLTGYRVIYNQHSQVIHMDLPYPYRRELFAYGLYNQAWCRVQQESTFWTQKVHQKLDLQRLKSWQYAGDYFLWLQFANQTELQVVSSYLGGFKRHPGQLSERRDRYNQEVAQMTQPAPLGAKLQHTWDWCQWRWQKKYPRVWRFDPKIDQWRWYESI; encoded by the coding sequence ATGAAATTTTCGATTGTTACCCCCTGTTACAATGCCGCCCCCTACTTAGCGGAAACCTTAGATTCGGTACTGAATCAAACGGCAGTACGTTCCGGGCGGGTGCAGTTGGAATATTGGGTCATGGATGGGGGTTCGACGGATCACACCCTGGAATTATTAAAAAGTTACGATTACCCCAATGTGCATATTCATTCTGCCAAAGACCAGGGGATGTATGATGCTTTGGCGCAGGGGTTTTCGCAAACCACAGGGGATGTGATTGCCTATCTAAATGCGGGGGATTTTTATTACCCCCAAGCCTTTGCGGTGGTGGCGGATATTATCCAAACCGGTCAGGTGGATTGGTTAACGGGTTATCGGGTAATTTACAACCAACATTCCCAGGTGATTCACATGGATTTGCCCTACCCCTACCGGCGGGAATTGTTTGCCTATGGTTTGTACAACCAAGCCTGGTGTCGGGTGCAACAGGAATCCACGTTTTGGACACAAAAAGTTCATCAAAAATTAGATTTACAACGCTTAAAATCCTGGCAATATGCGGGGGATTATTTTCTCTGGTTACAGTTCGCAAACCAGACGGAATTGCAGGTGGTCAGCAGTTATTTGGGGGGATTCAAACGTCATCCGGGGCAATTGTCCGAACGGCGGGATAGGTACAATCAGGAGGTGGCGCAGATGACCCAACCGGCTCCCCTGGGGGCAAAATTACAGCACACCTGGGACTGGTGCCAATGGCGGTGGCAAAAAAAATACCCCCGGGTCTGGCGGTTTGACCCTAAAATAGATCAATGGCGTTGGTACGAGTCAATTTAG
- a CDS encoding DUF1636 domain-containing protein — protein MTVDSTLFVCTTCGSTWEDGKRIGTSAGEFLLQDLQVALADSGIQLQAVKCLSACLNSCAVAITAPGKFSYVLGQLPAQDQRSETVTALVQLAQLHREKTDGFVPYGERPELLKNRVLGRIPPLVPSK, from the coding sequence ATGACCGTTGATTCCACTTTGTTTGTCTGCACCACCTGTGGGAGTACCTGGGAAGATGGCAAACGCATTGGCACCAGTGCGGGAGAATTTTTGCTTCAGGATTTGCAGGTGGCTTTAGCGGATTCGGGCATCCAACTCCAAGCCGTTAAATGTTTAAGTGCCTGCCTCAATTCCTGTGCGGTAGCGATCACTGCCCCTGGTAAATTTTCCTATGTTTTGGGGCAATTACCGGCGCAAGACCAGCGTTCGGAAACCGTAACCGCCCTGGTGCAATTAGCCCAATTACATCGGGAAAAAACGGATGGCTTTGTACCCTACGGGGAACGACCAGAATTATTAAAAAATCGGGTGTTGGGACGCATTCCGCCCCTGGTTCCGTCTAAGTAG
- the cobW gene encoding cobalamin biosynthesis protein CobW, whose translation MSKIPVTVITGFLGAGKTTLVRQVLQSPQSAGLAVLVNEFGEVGIDGSLLENCCDTPVVELTNGCLCCTVQEDFLPTMRYLLERPTPPTGILIETSGLALPKPLVQAFTWPDIRTRTTVDGVITLVDGENLLTGQLSRYYTDGVPLTEHDTPLAELLSDQLACADLVLLNKADTLTSEQQTQLITWLQTQVRPGVKIIPCHYGQVPVEVLLAQGMAVEDDLAQRPSHHDQEHDEDDHDQEVQAVVLTGGAIAQPELLIQRLQEMINHYEIYRAKGWANVAGKPLRLVIQGVGTRIHTYYDRPWKEQESRRTQVVLIGRNIPDGLGLGF comes from the coding sequence ATGAGTAAAATTCCAGTCACAGTAATCACTGGCTTTTTGGGAGCAGGGAAAACCACTTTAGTTCGCCAGGTATTGCAATCACCCCAGAGTGCCGGTTTAGCGGTTTTAGTGAATGAATTTGGGGAAGTGGGAATTGATGGCTCCCTATTGGAAAACTGTTGCGATACGCCGGTGGTGGAACTGACCAATGGATGCCTGTGCTGTACGGTGCAGGAGGATTTTTTACCCACCATGCGGTATTTGCTGGAGCGACCGACCCCACCGACGGGGATTTTGATTGAGACTTCCGGGCTGGCTCTGCCCAAACCCCTGGTGCAAGCCTTCACCTGGCCGGATATTCGCACCCGGACAACGGTGGATGGGGTGATTACCCTGGTGGATGGGGAGAATCTGCTCACCGGGCAATTGTCCCGCTATTATACTGACGGTGTACCCCTGACTGAACACGATACCCCTTTGGCAGAATTATTGTCAGACCAATTGGCTTGTGCTGACTTGGTACTCCTCAACAAAGCCGATACCCTGACCTCCGAGCAACAAACGCAATTAATCACCTGGTTACAAACCCAAGTCCGTCCGGGGGTAAAAATCATACCTTGTCATTACGGGCAAGTGCCGGTGGAAGTATTGCTTGCCCAGGGGATGGCGGTGGAAGATGATTTAGCCCAACGTCCTAGCCACCATGACCAGGAACACGACGAGGACGACCACGACCAGGAAGTGCAGGCGGTGGTGCTGACCGGGGGAGCCATTGCCCAGCCGGAATTGCTCATCCAACGGTTGCAGGAAATGATCAACCACTATGAAATTTATCGAGCCAAGGGTTGGGCGAATGTGGCAGGCAAACCCCTGCGTCTCGTCATCCAAGGGGTAGGCACCCGCATACATACTTACTACGACCGCCCTTGGAAGGAACAGGAATCTCGGCGCACCCAAGTCGTTTTGATTGGTCGAAACATTCCCGACGGGTTGGGGTTGGGATTTTAG
- a CDS encoding Uma2 family endonuclease: protein MVQTPAKPLNLEEFLKLPETKPASEYIHGVIIPKPMPQGVHSAIQTELASAINGVIKPKKIARAFTELRCTFGGCSTVPDISIFLWERIPRQENGAVANVFAIAPDWTVAILSPGQNQTQVIKNILHCLKHGTQMGWLIDPEEQSIFVYFPDQPTTVYDTPGEPLPVPAFAQDFHLTLDALLNWLME, encoded by the coding sequence ATGGTACAAACTCCTGCGAAGCCCCTGAACTTGGAGGAATTTCTCAAGTTGCCGGAGACGAAACCCGCCAGCGAGTATATTCATGGGGTGATCATCCCAAAACCCATGCCCCAGGGAGTGCATAGTGCCATTCAGACGGAATTAGCTTCGGCAATTAACGGGGTTATAAAACCTAAAAAAATTGCCCGGGCTTTCACTGAATTACGTTGCACCTTTGGCGGATGTTCAACGGTGCCGGATATTTCCATATTTCTGTGGGAACGAATTCCCCGCCAGGAAAATGGTGCAGTGGCGAATGTTTTTGCGATTGCTCCAGATTGGACGGTTGCAATTCTCTCCCCTGGGCAGAACCAAACTCAAGTCATTAAAAATATCCTGCATTGTCTCAAGCATGGAACTCAGATGGGATGGCTAATTGATCCAGAAGAACAATCTATTTTTGTCTATTTCCCTGACCAACCAACCACTGTTTATGATACGCCGGGGGAACCATTGCCAGTGCCAGCATTTGCCCAGGATTTTCACCTGACGTTGGATGCGTTATTGAATTGGTTAATGGAGTAA
- the nuoK gene encoding NADH-quinone oxidoreductase subunit NuoK, giving the protein MQLNYFLLLAAALFCIGIYGLVTSRNAVRVLMSVELLLNAVNLNFLAFANYLDPADIKGQVFAVFVITVAAAEAAVGLAIVLAIYRNRDTIDMERFNLLKW; this is encoded by the coding sequence CTGCAACTCAATTACTTTCTACTGTTGGCGGCGGCGTTGTTTTGCATTGGCATTTATGGCTTGGTGACCAGTCGGAATGCGGTGCGGGTGTTGATGTCGGTGGAACTCCTGTTGAATGCGGTGAATTTGAATTTTCTGGCTTTTGCCAACTATCTTGACCCGGCGGACATCAAGGGGCAGGTATTTGCGGTTTTTGTGATTACGGTTGCTGCCGCTGAAGCCGCTGTCGGATTGGCAATTGTTTTAGCGATTTACCGCAATCGGGACACCATTGATATGGAACGTTTTAATCTCTTGAAATGGTAG
- a CDS encoding tyrosine-type recombinase/integrase, producing the protein MSVTVETAIDPATGEHFRCVFDSKTCLPVEPIQRFLNYCRKRGLAANTVETYAYRLVDYWRWLEYKALSWDSVGLDELADFVNWYLLGGDVEVIHESLRERVSKRSPKTVNQAMTAIQGLYEFHAAEGRIDDKRFIKLAHGWGKRGGFLRGIVKSGPERRKRLKLKEPKVFPGCLSDADVVRLVEGCLCYRDKLIVMLLRETGLRRGELLGLHLIDVQDVDVTGRLRVVRRDNPNGAWAKGTERVVPILHNRRTVQEMLRSYLLEEYPPEAEQLGHGMLFVSLEGEQRGQPMSLVRLNKLFEELHSRTGIKAHPHLFRHTFATRMLQQGYLDQYVQQLLGHRSISTTKDIYSHVLDEMSLGSFMDGEEEQ; encoded by the coding sequence ATGAGTGTGACCGTAGAGACAGCGATTGACCCCGCCACAGGTGAGCACTTTCGTTGTGTATTTGACTCCAAGACCTGTTTGCCCGTTGAACCAATTCAGAGATTTCTGAACTACTGCCGGAAGCGAGGGTTAGCGGCCAACACGGTCGAAACCTACGCTTACCGCTTGGTGGATTACTGGCGGTGGCTGGAGTACAAAGCCTTGAGCTGGGATAGTGTTGGACTAGATGAGTTGGCTGATTTCGTAAACTGGTATTTGCTCGGGGGTGATGTGGAGGTCATCCACGAGTCCTTAAGGGAGCGAGTTTCCAAGCGTAGCCCCAAGACAGTCAACCAGGCGATGACCGCCATTCAAGGGCTGTACGAGTTTCATGCGGCGGAGGGGCGGATTGACGATAAGCGGTTTATCAAGCTGGCTCACGGCTGGGGTAAACGTGGCGGCTTCCTGCGGGGCATCGTCAAGAGCGGGCCGGAGCGTCGTAAGCGGCTCAAGCTCAAAGAACCCAAGGTCTTCCCTGGTTGCCTCAGTGATGCGGATGTCGTGCGCCTGGTTGAAGGTTGCCTCTGCTACCGCGACAAGCTGATTGTGATGCTCTTACGTGAGACGGGTCTGCGCCGTGGCGAGCTACTGGGGTTGCATCTGATTGATGTTCAGGATGTGGATGTGACAGGGCGGTTGCGTGTTGTCCGGCGTGATAATCCCAACGGTGCCTGGGCGAAAGGAACTGAGCGAGTTGTACCTATCCTGCACAACCGCCGCACTGTGCAAGAGATGCTGCGTTCGTACCTGCTGGAGGAGTATCCGCCCGAAGCGGAACAGCTCGGTCACGGGATGCTGTTTGTCTCCTTAGAGGGGGAGCAGCGCGGTCAGCCCATGAGCCTTGTGCGACTGAACAAGCTCTTTGAAGAATTGCACAGTCGTACTGGCATCAAGGCGCACCCACATCTGTTCCGCCACACTTTTGCCACACGGATGTTGCAACAGGGCTACCTCGACCAGTATGTGCAGCAATTGCTTGGCCATCGTTCCATCAGCACCACCAAAGACATCTACAGCCATGTTCTCGATGAGATGAGTTTGGGAAGTTTTATGGATGGGGAGGAAGAGCAATGA